One region of Streptomyces subrutilus genomic DNA includes:
- a CDS encoding SDR family NAD(P)-dependent oxidoreductase, giving the protein MNGSGNGNGKLHGAVVAVAGAGGPAGRATLLRLAEAGASVVASDADPARLAEAVDAARYAHGGATITGDTVDLLDLSATQAWAEQVEKEFGRIDGLVHLVGGWRGSKTFTDVDLADWAFLEKLLIRTVQHTSLAFHDGLLRSDRGRYVLVSQSGAHKPVANNAAYNAGKAAAEAWTLALADSFRKAGGDDGPGAAAAILVIKALVHDAMRAERPNAKFAGFTDVKELAEAIAGVWERPAIDVNGQRLWLTPQP; this is encoded by the coding sequence ATGAACGGCTCCGGAAACGGCAACGGAAAGCTGCACGGAGCGGTGGTGGCGGTGGCCGGGGCCGGTGGCCCCGCCGGCCGCGCCACCCTGCTCCGCCTCGCCGAGGCGGGCGCCTCGGTCGTCGCGTCCGACGCCGATCCGGCGCGGCTCGCCGAGGCGGTGGACGCAGCGCGCTACGCCCACGGCGGCGCCACCATCACCGGTGACACCGTGGACCTGCTCGACCTCTCCGCCACCCAGGCCTGGGCCGAGCAGGTCGAGAAGGAGTTCGGCCGGATCGACGGCCTGGTCCACCTCGTCGGCGGCTGGCGCGGCAGCAAGACCTTCACCGACGTCGACCTCGCGGACTGGGCGTTCCTGGAGAAGCTCCTCATCCGCACGGTCCAGCACACCTCGCTCGCCTTCCACGACGGACTGCTGCGCAGCGACCGGGGCCGTTACGTCCTGGTCAGCCAGTCCGGCGCGCACAAGCCGGTCGCCAACAACGCCGCGTACAACGCGGGCAAGGCGGCTGCCGAGGCCTGGACGCTGGCCCTCGCGGACTCCTTCCGCAAGGCGGGGGGCGATGACGGCCCCGGCGCGGCGGCTGCGATCCTGGTCATCAAGGCACTGGTGCACGACGCGATGCGCGCCGAGCGTCCCAATGCGAAGTTCGCGGGCTTCACCGACGTCAAGGAGCTGGCCGAGGCCATCGCCGGCGTCTGGGAGCGACCCGCCATCGATGTGAACGGACAGCGTCTGTGGCTCACTCCGCAACCGTGA
- a CDS encoding DUF5134 domain-containing protein, translating into MSPSDLASAWLLVVLCAVSGAYCLRQVRRSGGAAAGEAVMAFGMALMAVPLGDRGGWQALALGAVFCAAALHAVWLLRGGVRHAHHLVGSLAMAYMALMAAAGHGHGGGPSLVTGVLLLYFAGYVLLGGARLVAAGGPARGTCPVAAAELSRACRLAMGMGMLAMLLMM; encoded by the coding sequence ATGTCCCCCTCCGACCTCGCCTCCGCCTGGCTGCTCGTCGTCCTGTGCGCGGTGAGCGGGGCGTACTGCCTGCGGCAGGTGCGCAGATCGGGCGGGGCCGCGGCCGGGGAGGCCGTGATGGCGTTCGGCATGGCGCTGATGGCGGTGCCCCTCGGGGACCGTGGCGGGTGGCAGGCGCTCGCGCTCGGCGCGGTGTTCTGCGCCGCCGCCCTGCACGCGGTGTGGCTGCTGCGCGGCGGGGTGCGCCACGCGCACCACCTGGTGGGCTCGCTGGCCATGGCCTACATGGCACTGATGGCGGCGGCGGGCCACGGGCACGGCGGGGGGCCGTCCCTGGTCACCGGGGTGCTGCTGCTCTACTTCGCCGGGTACGTGCTGCTGGGCGGGGCCCGGCTGGTGGCGGCGGGCGGCCCCGCGCGGGGCACCTGCCCGGTGGCGGCGGCCGAGCTGTCCCGGGCCTGCCGACTGGCCATGGGGATGGGGATGTTGGCGATGCTGCTCATGATGTGA
- a CDS encoding DUF6421 family protein, producing the protein MTETLVPGAGGAVITAGTRVVDHPAWPALKAAVEEIRPWQAKDGSIDFEAAAAPTRSEAAAAVECVVEGVEALSPLLPHAAAYHRALVADLRKWVADDFRVPDFLDSLLAFQPAAERTDGLQHLVVFPMYTQNGNPDRNLEAVVLRMVWPEWLAELERTRYDNPLFLGITFEDFTPGYDTHSAVLFPETIAVREAPERFTWGGIFCDREAARYRKVTEAAVDILGIELPEDIAAMVRDQERCEKAFVLWDMVHDRTHSHGDLPFDPFMIKQRQPFWMYGLEELRCDLTAFKEAVKLESEGNEHGRDVQYAVLFDRMFRFPVSGDRNRNYDGLGGQLLFAYLHKHDVVRWTDNKLKIDWMRAPQVTNQLCAEIEDLYRAGIDRPKLVHWFKAYELVSTYLAPHPGSKWAKGPDALDMTQPPRKLVDDVLPDEFPLSMFYEALAKKLKGVIASAKGITALNAEQAERVAA; encoded by the coding sequence ATGACGGAAACTCTTGTGCCGGGTGCCGGCGGTGCCGTGATAACCGCCGGGACGCGGGTGGTCGACCACCCCGCATGGCCCGCGCTCAAGGCCGCCGTGGAGGAGATCCGCCCCTGGCAGGCCAAGGACGGCTCCATCGACTTCGAGGCCGCCGCGGCACCCACCCGGTCCGAGGCCGCGGCCGCGGTCGAGTGCGTGGTCGAGGGCGTCGAGGCGCTGTCGCCGCTGCTCCCGCACGCCGCCGCGTACCACCGGGCGCTCGTCGCGGACCTGCGCAAGTGGGTCGCCGACGACTTCCGGGTGCCCGACTTCCTCGACTCGCTGCTGGCCTTCCAGCCGGCCGCCGAGCGCACCGACGGGCTCCAGCACCTCGTGGTCTTCCCCATGTACACGCAGAACGGCAATCCGGACCGCAACCTGGAGGCCGTCGTCCTGCGCATGGTGTGGCCCGAGTGGCTCGCCGAGCTCGAGCGCACCCGGTACGACAACCCGCTCTTCCTCGGCATCACCTTCGAGGACTTCACCCCGGGCTACGACACCCACTCCGCCGTGCTCTTCCCGGAGACCATCGCGGTGCGCGAGGCCCCGGAGCGCTTCACCTGGGGCGGCATCTTCTGCGACCGCGAGGCGGCCCGCTACCGCAAGGTCACCGAGGCCGCGGTCGACATCCTCGGCATCGAACTGCCCGAGGACATCGCCGCCATGGTCCGGGACCAGGAGCGCTGCGAGAAGGCGTTCGTCCTGTGGGACATGGTCCACGACCGCACCCACAGCCACGGCGACCTGCCGTTCGACCCCTTCATGATCAAGCAGCGCCAGCCGTTCTGGATGTACGGCCTGGAAGAGCTGCGCTGCGACCTCACCGCCTTCAAGGAGGCCGTGAAGCTGGAGTCCGAGGGCAACGAGCACGGCCGCGACGTCCAGTACGCCGTCCTCTTCGACCGGATGTTCCGCTTCCCGGTCTCCGGCGACCGCAACCGCAACTACGACGGTCTCGGCGGCCAGCTGCTCTTCGCCTACCTCCACAAGCACGACGTCGTGCGCTGGACGGACAACAAGCTGAAGATCGACTGGATGCGCGCCCCGCAGGTCACCAACCAGCTGTGCGCCGAGATCGAGGACCTCTACCGGGCCGGCATCGACCGCCCGAAGCTGGTCCACTGGTTCAAGGCCTACGAGCTGGTCTCGACGTACCTCGCCCCGCACCCGGGCTCCAAGTGGGCCAAGGGCCCCGACGCCCTCGACATGACGCAGCCTCCGCGCAAGCTCGTGGACGACGTGCTTCCGGACGAGTTTCCGCTCAGCATGTTCTATGAGGCGCTCGCCAAGAAGCTCAAGGGCGTGATCGCCTCCGCCAAGGGCATTACCGCCCTCAACGCCGAGCAGGCCGAGCGAGTCGCCGCGTGA
- a CDS encoding glycerophosphodiester phosphodiesterase, which produces MTFLTIGHRGVMGVEPENTLRSYLRAERSGMDVIALDVQLSKDGALVALHDPEVDRTTDGSGAVADLTLAELRGLDAGQGERVPVFEDVLDAVRTPLQVAVRDRAAAGALAELLLRRDLTGRVEVASFDDALLAEIARRVPGVRTVLYAAAPDDGAEGVVGRATAAGAASIALDVRRLSLEAVEAAHAAGLRVTGRAVNTLDLLRLARALELDGAVTDFPEIRSTGRFTA; this is translated from the coding sequence TTGACTTTCCTCACCATCGGTCACCGCGGGGTCATGGGTGTCGAACCGGAGAACACCCTGCGGTCGTATCTCCGAGCGGAACGTTCCGGCATGGACGTCATCGCTCTGGACGTCCAGCTGAGCAAGGACGGCGCCCTCGTCGCCCTGCACGACCCCGAGGTGGACCGGACCACCGACGGCTCGGGCGCCGTCGCCGATCTGACCCTGGCCGAACTGCGCGGGCTGGACGCCGGTCAGGGCGAGCGCGTGCCGGTGTTCGAGGACGTCCTGGACGCGGTCCGGACCCCGCTCCAGGTGGCGGTACGGGACCGGGCCGCCGCCGGCGCGCTGGCGGAACTGCTGCTGCGCCGCGACCTGACCGGCCGGGTGGAGGTGGCCTCCTTCGACGACGCGCTGCTCGCCGAGATCGCGCGGCGGGTCCCGGGGGTCCGGACCGTGCTGTACGCGGCCGCTCCCGACGACGGTGCCGAAGGAGTCGTGGGCCGGGCGACGGCCGCGGGTGCGGCGTCGATCGCCCTGGACGTCCGGCGGCTGAGCCTGGAGGCCGTCGAAGCGGCGCACGCCGCCGGGCTGCGGGTGACCGGCCGGGCCGTGAACACCCTCGACCTGCTGCGGCTCGCGCGGGCGCTCGAACTGGACGGCGCCGTCACGGACTTCCCGGAGATCCGCAGCACGGGCCGCTTCACCGCGTAG
- a CDS encoding transglutaminase-like domain-containing protein, translating into MEWIQEQPDLAAYLAADEAIDHEHPVVRETADAFWTVTDGDAYAYAEAVFAYVRDAVPHSADSGDPRVSWRASDVLATRNGICYAKSHALAALLRAQGIPAALCYQLLADDDGSNPVVHGLVALRLPGTRSWARVDPRGNKPGVDARFSLDVEQLAFPVRPELGEIDYPRLYAAPHPAVLKALQDSADRPRLWENLPTGL; encoded by the coding sequence ATGGAATGGATCCAGGAGCAGCCCGACCTCGCCGCCTATCTGGCGGCCGACGAAGCCATAGATCACGAGCACCCGGTGGTGCGTGAAACGGCCGACGCCTTCTGGACCGTCACGGACGGCGACGCGTACGCCTACGCCGAGGCGGTCTTCGCGTACGTCCGCGACGCCGTCCCGCACTCCGCCGACTCCGGCGACCCGCGCGTCTCCTGGCGCGCCTCCGACGTCCTGGCCACCCGCAACGGAATCTGCTACGCCAAGTCCCACGCCCTCGCCGCGCTGCTCCGCGCCCAGGGCATCCCGGCCGCCCTGTGCTACCAGCTCCTCGCCGACGACGACGGATCGAACCCCGTGGTCCACGGCCTGGTCGCGCTCCGGCTGCCCGGCACCCGGAGCTGGGCCCGGGTGGACCCGCGCGGCAACAAGCCCGGTGTGGACGCCCGGTTCAGCCTCGACGTGGAGCAACTGGCCTTCCCCGTACGCCCGGAGCTCGGCGAGATCGACTACCCCCGGTTGTACGCCGCCCCGCACCCGGCCGTGCTCAAGGCGCTCCAGGACTCCGCCGACCGGCCGCGGTTGTGGGAGAACCTGCCGACCGGCCTGTGA
- a CDS encoding LLM class flavin-dependent oxidoreductase, whose product MKFSVIFEAQLADPTVEREHQVIRDCVEQAVLAERMGFDRIWAVEHHSLKWYAHMSAPEIFLTWVAARTSTIRIGHGVVCMPFNFNHPVRVAERAAMLDLLSGGRLDLGAGRGGTEQETSLCGVDRERTTAEVEEALRIIGRAWQEEELEYHGPLIDIDPHPILPRPAQTPHPPLFLACSCGETLVRAAELGIGALVMGFAGPESIAGMRAVYDAAVAGRDGSRFVSTAVNDHFSVLCPTIVLDDREEARRIGIRGQRFFAQSIGHWYGGAGVPDEAVVAGADEAARMREAAEQVVARLHEQDIPVRPTSTATFNADHAYGRADDAIAYVERLREAGADEIMCLIQMGTVEQEACLETLRQWGEKVIPHFRGRR is encoded by the coding sequence GTGAAATTCTCCGTGATCTTCGAAGCCCAGCTCGCCGACCCCACCGTGGAGCGCGAGCATCAGGTGATCCGCGACTGCGTGGAGCAGGCCGTGCTCGCCGAGCGGATGGGCTTCGACCGGATCTGGGCGGTCGAACACCACTCGCTGAAGTGGTACGCCCACATGTCCGCCCCGGAGATCTTCCTGACCTGGGTCGCGGCCAGGACCAGCACCATACGCATCGGGCACGGGGTGGTGTGCATGCCCTTCAACTTCAACCACCCGGTGCGGGTCGCCGAACGGGCGGCCATGCTCGACCTGCTCTCCGGCGGGCGGCTCGACCTCGGCGCCGGGCGCGGGGGCACCGAGCAGGAGACCTCGCTGTGCGGGGTGGACCGGGAACGCACCACCGCGGAGGTGGAGGAGGCCCTGCGGATCATCGGCAGGGCCTGGCAGGAGGAGGAGTTGGAATACCACGGCCCCCTGATCGACATCGACCCCCACCCGATCCTGCCGAGGCCGGCGCAGACCCCGCATCCGCCGCTGTTCCTGGCCTGCAGCTGCGGCGAGACCCTGGTGCGGGCCGCCGAGCTGGGGATCGGGGCCCTGGTGATGGGCTTCGCCGGACCGGAGTCGATCGCGGGGATGCGGGCCGTGTACGACGCGGCGGTCGCCGGGCGGGACGGCAGCCGGTTCGTGTCCACCGCCGTCAACGACCACTTCTCGGTGCTCTGCCCGACCATCGTGCTCGACGACCGGGAGGAGGCGCGCCGGATCGGCATCCGCGGCCAGCGGTTCTTCGCCCAGTCCATCGGCCACTGGTACGGCGGCGCGGGCGTCCCCGACGAGGCCGTGGTGGCGGGCGCGGACGAGGCCGCGCGGATGCGCGAGGCGGCCGAGCAGGTGGTGGCCCGGCTGCACGAGCAGGACATCCCGGTGCGGCCCACCTCCACCGCCACCTTCAACGCCGACCACGCCTACGGCCGCGCGGACGACGCCATCGCGTACGTGGAACGGCTCAGGGAGGCCGGGGCCGACGAGATCATGTGCCTGATCCAGATGGGCACCGTGGAGCAGGAGGCCTGTCTGGAGACCCTGCGCCAGTGGGGCGAGAAGGTCATCCCCCACTTCCGGGGCCGGCGATGA
- a CDS encoding M56 family metallopeptidase: MMVPVALLLLGALTALLAPRLLARARWPEREPVVALWVWQCVVAAVLLCFGLSMLLSAAAAWHAVRGRLFAAAPHGVVDAYALGASGGPWAAGTALVLAGGALWTAAMLAREVLGARARRRARGSELLVRAPLLPGEEPTGARLVVLEGPRPDAWWLSGSAPRLVVTTAALGRLKGSQLDAVLAHEQGHAAARHDWLLHCSRALAGGFPQVPVFAAFEAQMHRLVELAADDVASRRYGRLTIALALVGLNEDRGVFGPSAAPQAHVQERVRRLLSAAPRLSAMSRLRLTALAALVPAVPLLVAFVPGLSALG; the protein is encoded by the coding sequence ATGATGGTCCCCGTCGCCCTCCTGCTGCTCGGTGCCCTGACCGCGCTGCTCGCGCCCCGGCTGCTGGCCCGCGCCCGCTGGCCCGAGCGCGAACCCGTCGTGGCCCTGTGGGTGTGGCAGTGCGTGGTGGCCGCGGTGCTCCTGTGCTTCGGGCTGTCGATGCTGCTGAGCGCGGCCGCGGCCTGGCACGCGGTGCGCGGCCGGCTCTTCGCCGCCGCCCCGCACGGGGTCGTCGACGCCTACGCCCTGGGGGCGTCCGGCGGGCCCTGGGCCGCCGGCACCGCGCTCGTACTGGCGGGCGGGGCGCTGTGGACCGCGGCGATGCTGGCCCGGGAGGTGCTGGGGGCGCGGGCCCGGCGGCGCGCGCGGGGCAGCGAACTGCTGGTGCGGGCCCCGCTGCTGCCCGGGGAGGAGCCCACGGGCGCGCGGCTGGTCGTACTGGAGGGCCCCCGGCCGGACGCCTGGTGGCTGTCCGGGTCGGCCCCGCGGCTGGTGGTCACGACGGCGGCGCTGGGCCGGCTGAAGGGGAGCCAGCTCGACGCAGTCCTGGCCCACGAGCAGGGGCACGCGGCCGCCCGGCACGACTGGCTGCTGCACTGTTCGCGGGCCCTGGCCGGGGGTTTTCCGCAGGTGCCGGTCTTCGCGGCCTTCGAGGCGCAGATGCACCGCCTGGTCGAACTGGCCGCCGACGACGTGGCCTCGCGGCGGTACGGACGGCTCACGATCGCGCTGGCCCTGGTCGGGCTGAACGAGGACCGGGGGGTGTTCGGGCCTTCCGCGGCCCCGCAGGCACACGTCCAGGAGCGGGTGCGCCGGCTCCTGTCGGCCGCGCCCCGGCTGTCCGCGATGAGCAGGCTACGGCTGACGGCGCTGGCCGCCCTGGTGCCGGCGGTACCGCTGCTGGTGGCCTTCGTGCCCGGGCTGAGCGCCCTGGGGTAG
- a CDS encoding phosphatase PAP2 family protein, translating into MRNDHLRQAGIGCALLAAVVTALVVARWRPLLSFDEQVVRDLHRHAVAHPGVTQTMRIFSDWVWDPWAMRALTAAACVLLWLRGRRESAVRLGVAVLVATAVQQGLKALVGRERPQWPDPVDRAEFAAYPSGHAMTAAVACGLLLWLLPRRAPRGAVAAAWAAAGISVLGVGFTRIYLGVHWPSDVLGGWLLGAALVVLVAATAGPRREGACSGRSPVSPRAGGPAR; encoded by the coding sequence ATGCGGAACGATCACTTGCGTCAGGCGGGCATCGGCTGCGCCCTGCTCGCGGCCGTCGTGACGGCCCTGGTGGTGGCGCGGTGGCGGCCGCTGCTCTCCTTCGACGAGCAGGTGGTCCGGGATCTCCACCGGCACGCCGTCGCCCATCCCGGGGTCACGCAGACGATGCGGATCTTCAGCGACTGGGTGTGGGACCCCTGGGCCATGCGGGCCCTGACCGCCGCGGCCTGCGTGCTGCTGTGGCTGCGGGGCCGGCGGGAGTCTGCCGTGCGGCTGGGGGTGGCGGTGCTCGTGGCGACCGCGGTGCAGCAGGGACTGAAGGCTCTGGTGGGGCGGGAGCGCCCGCAGTGGCCGGATCCGGTGGACCGGGCGGAGTTCGCGGCCTATCCCTCGGGCCACGCGATGACGGCGGCCGTGGCGTGCGGGCTGCTGCTGTGGCTACTCCCCCGCCGGGCCCCGCGGGGGGCGGTGGCCGCGGCGTGGGCCGCTGCCGGGATCTCGGTGCTAGGGGTGGGCTTCACCCGGATCTACCTCGGGGTGCACTGGCCGTCGGACGTCCTGGGCGGGTGGCTGCTGGGCGCGGCCCTGGTGGTACTCGTCGCGGCCACCGCGGGCCCCCGCCGGGAGGGTGCCTGCTCTGGGCGATCCCCCGTGTCACCCAGAGCAGGCGGCCCCGCGCGCTGA
- a CDS encoding alpha/beta hydrolase produces MTAPRPGPDLGSGRRAGPDPGPGPRAGTDRGLGPGPGPGPDPVPGLDPAARPYLDALTAAFPDLGGSVTDAREARRILAAAPRPPADPPRVGAVEDLEVPGPPGAPPVPVRIYLPDPEEWPGPRPTVLFLHGGGFVLCDLDTHDTTARALSRAAGAAVVCVDYRRAPEHRFPAAAEDAHAALCWAGAHLGRLGGDPRALVVAGDSAGGNLAVAALLLARARGGPAVALQALAYPVLDAAQDSASYRTYAEGCFLTAAHLRWFWEQYLGPGGDGGDPLASPLRADLTGLPPAHLVVAGCDPLRDEGRAYHRRLAECGVPSVLDERPGMFHGFLALAGVLPQAREAMARLGGAISSTLKDGKTSGEAGG; encoded by the coding sequence ATGACCGCCCCCCGGCCCGGCCCGGACCTCGGCTCCGGCCGGCGGGCGGGCCCGGACCCCGGCCCCGGCCCGCGGGCGGGCACGGACCGCGGCCTCGGCCCCGGCCCGGGACCCGGCCCGGACCCGGTCCCCGGCCTCGACCCCGCCGCCCGGCCCTACCTCGACGCGCTCACCGCCGCCTTCCCCGACCTCGGCGGGAGCGTCACCGACGCCCGCGAGGCCCGGCGCATCCTGGCGGCCGCGCCCCGGCCGCCCGCCGACCCGCCCCGCGTCGGAGCGGTCGAGGACCTGGAGGTCCCCGGCCCGCCCGGAGCCCCGCCGGTCCCCGTTCGGATCTACCTGCCCGACCCCGAGGAGTGGCCCGGGCCGCGCCCCACCGTGCTCTTCCTCCACGGCGGCGGCTTCGTCCTGTGCGACCTGGACACCCACGACACCACCGCCCGCGCCCTGTCCCGGGCGGCCGGCGCGGCCGTGGTCTGCGTGGACTACCGGCGGGCTCCCGAGCACCGCTTCCCGGCCGCCGCGGAAGACGCCCACGCCGCCCTGTGCTGGGCCGGCGCGCACCTGGGCCGGCTGGGCGGCGACCCCCGCGCCCTGGTCGTCGCGGGGGACAGCGCCGGGGGCAACCTCGCCGTCGCCGCACTGCTGCTGGCCCGTGCCCGCGGGGGGCCGGCCGTCGCCCTCCAGGCGCTGGCCTATCCCGTGCTCGACGCCGCACAGGACTCGGCGTCCTACCGGACGTACGCCGAGGGGTGCTTCCTGACCGCCGCGCACCTGCGCTGGTTCTGGGAGCAGTACCTGGGTCCGGGCGGCGACGGCGGGGATCCGCTGGCCTCGCCGCTCCGGGCGGACCTCACCGGGCTGCCGCCCGCGCACCTGGTGGTCGCCGGGTGCGACCCGCTGCGGGACGAGGGGCGTGCCTACCACCGCAGGCTGGCCGAGTGCGGCGTCCCCTCCGTTCTGGACGAGCGTCCCGGGATGTTCCACGGGTTCCTGGCCCTCGCCGGGGTGCTGCCGCAGGCCCGGGAGGCCATGGCGCGACTGGGCGGAGCCATCAGTTCCACCCTGAAAGACGGGAAGACTTCCGGCGAAGCAGGGGGTTAG
- a CDS encoding threonine aldolase family protein, whose protein sequence is MAHSATVRTDAGKTDARRHHDPAVRGFASDNYAGVHPEVLAAVALANGGHQVSYGEDEYTEHLQKIFRSHFGPYAQAFPVFNGTGANVVALQAMTDRWGAVICAKTAHINVDEGGAPERMAGIKLLAVPTPDGKLTPELIDQEAWGFEDEHRAMPQVVSITQNTELGTVYTPDEIKAICEHAHGLGMKVHLDGARIANAAASLDVPMRTFTNTVGVDVLSYGGTKNGMMFGEAVVVLNPDAVRQMKHIRKMSMQLASKMRFVSVQLEALLAKDLWLRNARHANAMAQRLAAGVREADGVEILYPVQANAVFARLPHEVSRRLQERYRFYFWDEAAGDVRWMCGFDTQEEDVDGFLQALKEELAR, encoded by the coding sequence GTGGCTCACTCCGCAACCGTGAGAACCGATGCCGGGAAGACCGACGCCCGGCGCCACCACGACCCGGCGGTCCGCGGTTTCGCGAGCGACAACTACGCGGGGGTACACCCCGAGGTCCTCGCGGCCGTCGCGCTCGCCAACGGCGGCCACCAGGTCTCCTACGGCGAGGACGAGTACACCGAACACCTGCAGAAGATCTTCCGCAGCCACTTCGGGCCGTACGCGCAGGCCTTCCCGGTCTTCAACGGCACGGGCGCCAACGTCGTCGCCCTGCAGGCCATGACCGACCGGTGGGGCGCGGTGATCTGCGCCAAGACGGCCCACATCAACGTGGACGAGGGCGGCGCGCCGGAGCGGATGGCGGGTATCAAGCTGCTCGCCGTCCCGACGCCGGACGGCAAGCTCACCCCCGAGCTGATCGACCAGGAGGCCTGGGGCTTCGAGGACGAGCACCGGGCGATGCCCCAGGTCGTCTCGATCACCCAGAACACCGAACTGGGCACGGTCTACACCCCGGACGAGATCAAGGCCATCTGCGAGCACGCGCACGGCCTCGGCATGAAGGTGCACCTCGACGGAGCCCGGATAGCCAACGCCGCGGCCTCGCTCGACGTGCCGATGCGCACCTTCACGAACACGGTGGGCGTGGACGTGCTGTCGTACGGCGGCACGAAGAACGGCATGATGTTCGGCGAGGCCGTGGTGGTGCTCAACCCGGACGCGGTCCGGCAGATGAAGCACATCCGCAAGATGTCGATGCAGCTCGCGTCGAAGATGCGGTTCGTCTCGGTCCAGCTGGAGGCGCTGCTCGCCAAGGACCTGTGGCTGCGCAACGCCCGCCACGCCAACGCGATGGCGCAGCGGCTCGCCGCCGGCGTGCGCGAGGCCGACGGCGTGGAGATCCTCTACCCGGTGCAGGCGAACGCGGTGTTCGCCCGGCTGCCGCACGAGGTCTCGAGGCGGCTGCAGGAGCGCTACCGCTTCTACTTCTGGGACGAGGCGGCCGGCGACGTCCGCTGGATGTGCGGCTTCGACACCCAGGAGGAGGACGTGGACGGCTTCCTCCAGGCGCTGAAGGAAGAACTGGCGCGCTGA
- a CDS encoding PadR family transcriptional regulator, whose protein sequence is MTNSQKQKKQESGKRELPPTAWAVLGLLSFPGERTGYELKKWADSSLRFFYWSPAISQIYAELRRLEELGYAASARSGPEEVRAKRRYAITEAGREALAGWAGGTADAGPPVLKHGLLLRVWLGHLAEPERLRAMVDEHLERTRGELAAVREALAEAGEVPEWAFPALALRWSERQHLAELELGEALRTDLAALDGPAGVARQADGDAPTPG, encoded by the coding sequence ATGACTAATAGTCAGAAGCAAAAGAAGCAAGAGTCCGGGAAGCGGGAGCTGCCGCCGACCGCGTGGGCGGTTCTCGGCCTTCTTTCCTTCCCCGGGGAGCGCACCGGCTACGAGCTGAAGAAATGGGCGGACTCCTCCCTGCGCTTCTTCTACTGGTCGCCCGCCATCAGCCAGATCTACGCCGAGCTGCGCCGCCTGGAGGAGCTGGGCTACGCGGCTTCCGCGCGCTCGGGGCCCGAGGAGGTGCGGGCCAAGCGGCGCTACGCCATCACCGAGGCGGGACGCGAGGCGCTGGCCGGCTGGGCCGGCGGCACGGCGGACGCCGGGCCCCCGGTGCTCAAGCACGGGCTGCTGCTGCGGGTCTGGCTCGGGCACCTGGCCGAGCCGGAGCGGCTGCGCGCGATGGTGGACGAACACCTGGAGCGCACCCGGGGCGAGCTGGCGGCCGTGCGGGAGGCCCTGGCGGAGGCGGGCGAGGTCCCGGAGTGGGCCTTCCCCGCGCTCGCGCTGCGCTGGAGCGAGCGGCAGCACCTGGCGGAACTGGAGCTCGGCGAAGCCCTCCGCACCGATCTGGCGGCCCTGGACGGCCCGGCCGGCGTGGCCCGTCAAGCCGATGGGGACGCGCCCACGCCCGGGTGA
- a CDS encoding GNAT family N-acetyltransferase, whose amino-acid sequence MSTANPAALSFRSAVEADVSELVALVESAYRGDASRGGWTTEADHLEGQRTDAEGVRQIIDAADSTLVVVERADEIVACCQLEHRGDHAYFGMFAVRPGLQGAGLGKEILAEAERRARDAWGAKEMRMTVVNVREELIAYYVRRGYRRTGELSPFPYGDERFGVPLRDDLAFELLVKSL is encoded by the coding sequence ATGTCGACCGCCAACCCCGCCGCCCTCAGCTTCCGCAGCGCCGTCGAGGCGGACGTGAGCGAGCTGGTGGCCCTCGTGGAGTCGGCGTACCGGGGTGACGCCAGCCGCGGCGGCTGGACCACGGAGGCCGACCACCTGGAAGGGCAGCGCACCGACGCGGAGGGCGTCCGCCAGATCATCGACGCGGCCGACAGCACCCTCGTGGTCGTCGAGCGCGCGGACGAGATCGTCGCCTGCTGCCAGCTCGAACACCGGGGGGACCACGCCTACTTCGGAATGTTCGCCGTCCGCCCGGGGCTCCAGGGCGCGGGCCTCGGCAAGGAGATCCTGGCCGAGGCCGAGCGTCGCGCCCGTGACGCGTGGGGCGCCAAGGAGATGCGGATGACGGTGGTGAACGTACGGGAGGAGCTCATCGCCTACTACGTGCGCCGCGGATACCGGCGCACCGGCGAGCTGAGCCCCTTCCCCTACGGTGACGAGCGCTTCGGCGTCCCGCTCCGCGACGACCTGGCCTTCGAGCTGCTGGTCAAATCGCTGTAG